A part of Miscanthus floridulus cultivar M001 chromosome 6, ASM1932011v1, whole genome shotgun sequence genomic DNA contains:
- the LOC136460500 gene encoding uncharacterized protein: MARVSTVALAAAAAAAAALLVSLPMLLVSLPAADTYEQETRRMFVEWKAKYRKTYRYAGEEECRYAVFKDSRRRVARSRAAGVTTTGLNSLSASAIEEIYRGRGVRMGEESYEQETRRMFVGWKAKYGNTYRDVGEEECRYRLFKGNRRVVVRLNAAGQNVYGLNQFGDLTNEEVQERCYPEKEDRELIARCQAAVPVPDPGTDPVHGRLFRYQIPPAPFGTELLEQVGVTKVYH; the protein is encoded by the coding sequence ATGGCGCGGGTCTCCACGGTTGctcttgcggcggcggcggcggcggcggcggcgctgctggtgTCGCTGCCAATGTTGCTGGTGTCGCTGCCAGCCGCGGACACGTACGAGCAGGAGACCCGCCGGATGTTCGTGGAGTGGAAGGCCAAGTACAGAAAGACCTATAGATACGCCGGCGAAGAGGAGTGCCGGTATGCGGTGTTCAAGGACAGCCGCCGCCGCGTCGCCCGGTCCAGGGCCGCTGGGGTGACCACAACTGGCCTTAACAGTCTCAGCGCCAGCGCCATTGAGGAGATATACCGCGGGCGCGGGGTCCGGATGGGGGAGGAATCGTACGAGCAGGAGACCCGCCGGATGTTCGTGGGGTGGAAGGCCAAGTACGGCAATACCTACAGAGACGTCGGTGAGGAGGAATGCCGGTACAGGCTGTTCAAGGGCAACCGCCGCGTCGTCGTCCGGCTCAACGCCGCCGGGCAAAACGTGTACGGCCTCAACCAATTCGGCGACCTCACCAACGAGGAGGTCCAAGAACGCTGCTACCCGGAGAAGGAGGACCGAGAGCTGATCGCCAGGTGCCAAGCCGCTGTCCCCGTCCCCGACCCGGGCACGGACCCCGTCCATGGGAGGCTGTTTCGGTACCAG
- the LOC136458095 gene encoding COP9 signalosome complex subunit 2-like isoform X2, whose protein sequence is MGSDADMEDYGFEYSDEEPEEQDVDIENQYYNSKGLVETDPEGALAGFDQVVSMEPEKAEWGFKALKQTVKLYYKLGKYKEMMDAYREMLTYIKSAVTRNYSEKCINNIMDFVSGSASQNFSLLQEFYQTTLKVLEEAKNERLWFKTNLKLCKIWFDMGEYGRMSKILKELHKSCQREDGSDDQKKGTQLLEVYAIEIQMYTETKNNKKLKELYQRALSIKSAIPHPRIMGIIRECGGKMHMAERQWAEAATDFFEAFKNYDEAGNPRRIQCLKYLVLANMLMESEVNPFDGQEAKPYKNDPEILAMTNLIAAYQKNDIMEFEKILKSNRRTIMDDHFIRNYIEDLLKNIRTQVLLKLIKPYTRIRIPFISQELNFPEKDVEQLLVSLILDNRIQGHIDQVNKLLERGERSKGMRKYNAIDKWNTQLKSIYQTLSNRVG, encoded by the exons ATGGGCTCAG ATGCGGACATGGAGGATTACGGGTTCGAGTACTCGGACGAAGAGCCTGAGGAGCAGGACGTCGACATCGAGAACCAGTATTACAACTCCAAAG GTTTGGTCGAGACAGACCCGGAGGGTGCACTTGCTGGTTTTGATCAAGTAGTCAGTATGGAGCCTGAAAAGGCTGAATG GGGATTTAAAGCTCTTAAACAAACTGTCAAGCTTTACTATAAGCTGGGGAAATACAAAGAAATGATGGATGCCTATAGAGAGATGTTAACATACATAAAATCTGCTGTCACTCGGAACTACAGCGAGAAATGTATAAACAACATAATGGATTTTGTTTCTGGATCAGCTAGTCAGAACTTTTCTCTTCTGCAAGAGTTCTACCAGACAACACTGAAAGTACTTGAAGAAGCGAAAAATGAG AGATTATGGTTCAAGACAAACTTGAAGCTTTGCAAAATTTGGTTTGATATGGGCGAATACGGTCGCATGAGCAAG ATATTGAAGGAGCTGCATAAATCTTGCCAAAGGGAAGATGGTTCTGATGATCAAAAGAAAGGCACACAGCTTTTGGAAGTATATGCTATTGAAATCCAAATGTACACTGAAACAAAGAATAACAAAAAGCTTAAG GAATTGTATCAAAGGGCTCTTTCCATCAAATCAGCGATACCTCACCCAAGAATCATGGGTATAATTCGTGAGTGTGGTGGGAAGATGCATATGGCTGAGAGGCAGTGGGCTGAGGCTGCGACTGATTTCTTTGAAGCTTTCAAGAACTACGATGAAGCAGGCAATCCACGGAGAATCCAATGCCTAAA GTATCTTGTCCTTGCCAATATGTTGATGGAATCTGAAGTGAATCCTTTTGATGGACAAGAGGCCAAGCC GTACAAGAATGATCCTGAAATCCTTGCAATGACAAACCTGATTGCAGCATACCAGAAGAATGACATCATGGAATTTGAAAAGATCCTGAAG agtAATAGAAGAACAATAATGGATGATCATTTTATCCGTAACTATATTGAGGACTTATTGAAGAACATCAGAACCCAAGTGCTGCTCAAGCTTATTAAACCATATACTCGAATCAGGATACCATTCATTTCACAG GAACTCAATTTCCCAGAGAAGGATGTCGAGCAGTTGTTGGTATCGCTCATCCTGGACAACCGTATCCAAGGCCACATAGATCAGGTCAACAAGCTACTAGAGCGTGGAGAAAG GTCCAAGGGGATGAGGAAGTACAATGCCATCGACAAGTGGAATACTCAGCTGAAGTCCATTTACCAAACATTGTCCAACAGAGTTGGATGA
- the LOC136458095 gene encoding COP9 signalosome complex subunit 2-like isoform X1 — protein MRTWRITGSSTRTKSLRSRTSTSRTSITTPKVGTSSPSTCESGLVETDPEGALAGFDQVVSMEPEKAEWGFKALKQTVKLYYKLGKYKEMMDAYREMLTYIKSAVTRNYSEKCINNIMDFVSGSASQNFSLLQEFYQTTLKVLEEAKNERLWFKTNLKLCKIWFDMGEYGRMSKILKELHKSCQREDGSDDQKKGTQLLEVYAIEIQMYTETKNNKKLKELYQRALSIKSAIPHPRIMGIIRECGGKMHMAERQWAEAATDFFEAFKNYDEAGNPRRIQCLKYLVLANMLMESEVNPFDGQEAKPYKNDPEILAMTNLIAAYQKNDIMEFEKILKSNRRTIMDDHFIRNYIEDLLKNIRTQVLLKLIKPYTRIRIPFISQELNFPEKDVEQLLVSLILDNRIQGHIDQVNKLLERGERSKGMRKYNAIDKWNTQLKSIYQTLSNRVG, from the exons ATGCGGACATGGAGGATTACGGGTTCGAGTACTCGGACGAAGAGCCTGAGGAGCAGGACGTCGACATCGAGAACCAGTATTACAACTCCAAAGGTTGGAACTTCTTCTCCTTCGACTTGCGAGTCAG GTTTGGTCGAGACAGACCCGGAGGGTGCACTTGCTGGTTTTGATCAAGTAGTCAGTATGGAGCCTGAAAAGGCTGAATG GGGATTTAAAGCTCTTAAACAAACTGTCAAGCTTTACTATAAGCTGGGGAAATACAAAGAAATGATGGATGCCTATAGAGAGATGTTAACATACATAAAATCTGCTGTCACTCGGAACTACAGCGAGAAATGTATAAACAACATAATGGATTTTGTTTCTGGATCAGCTAGTCAGAACTTTTCTCTTCTGCAAGAGTTCTACCAGACAACACTGAAAGTACTTGAAGAAGCGAAAAATGAG AGATTATGGTTCAAGACAAACTTGAAGCTTTGCAAAATTTGGTTTGATATGGGCGAATACGGTCGCATGAGCAAG ATATTGAAGGAGCTGCATAAATCTTGCCAAAGGGAAGATGGTTCTGATGATCAAAAGAAAGGCACACAGCTTTTGGAAGTATATGCTATTGAAATCCAAATGTACACTGAAACAAAGAATAACAAAAAGCTTAAG GAATTGTATCAAAGGGCTCTTTCCATCAAATCAGCGATACCTCACCCAAGAATCATGGGTATAATTCGTGAGTGTGGTGGGAAGATGCATATGGCTGAGAGGCAGTGGGCTGAGGCTGCGACTGATTTCTTTGAAGCTTTCAAGAACTACGATGAAGCAGGCAATCCACGGAGAATCCAATGCCTAAA GTATCTTGTCCTTGCCAATATGTTGATGGAATCTGAAGTGAATCCTTTTGATGGACAAGAGGCCAAGCC GTACAAGAATGATCCTGAAATCCTTGCAATGACAAACCTGATTGCAGCATACCAGAAGAATGACATCATGGAATTTGAAAAGATCCTGAAG agtAATAGAAGAACAATAATGGATGATCATTTTATCCGTAACTATATTGAGGACTTATTGAAGAACATCAGAACCCAAGTGCTGCTCAAGCTTATTAAACCATATACTCGAATCAGGATACCATTCATTTCACAG GAACTCAATTTCCCAGAGAAGGATGTCGAGCAGTTGTTGGTATCGCTCATCCTGGACAACCGTATCCAAGGCCACATAGATCAGGTCAACAAGCTACTAGAGCGTGGAGAAAG GTCCAAGGGGATGAGGAAGTACAATGCCATCGACAAGTGGAATACTCAGCTGAAGTCCATTTACCAAACATTGTCCAACAGAGTTGGATGA